The proteins below come from a single Salinilacihabitans rarus genomic window:
- a CDS encoding helix-turn-helix domain-containing protein, whose product MPQAKLTIDMPDDTWIGDISTAHPDVVFQVVTSIPGDGTGIGLVRLVAADPLPIITDIQTRDDVEDLELLWKHDDEALLQIQTVNPLPLLPVWRAGVPLKMPFDIRDGDATWEVTTSTSRLSSLRDHLDDLGISFSIEYVREIDASQADQLLTDRQQEVLMAAVEAGYYRAPRDSTLGDVAEALDIANATCSDVLHRAEGHIIHWFVEEHVEA is encoded by the coding sequence ATGCCACAGGCGAAACTCACGATCGACATGCCGGACGATACCTGGATCGGGGACATCTCGACCGCCCATCCGGACGTCGTCTTCCAGGTCGTCACGAGTATCCCCGGCGACGGAACCGGGATCGGGCTCGTTCGACTCGTCGCGGCCGATCCACTGCCCATCATTACCGACATCCAGACCCGCGACGACGTCGAGGACCTCGAATTACTCTGGAAACACGACGACGAAGCGCTTCTCCAGATCCAGACGGTGAATCCGCTTCCGCTCCTCCCGGTCTGGCGGGCCGGCGTGCCGCTCAAGATGCCCTTCGACATCCGGGATGGGGACGCCACGTGGGAGGTGACGACGTCGACGAGTCGGCTCTCGAGCCTCCGCGACCACCTCGACGACCTGGGGATCAGCTTCTCTATCGAGTACGTTCGCGAGATCGATGCGAGTCAGGCAGACCAGTTGTTGACCGACCGCCAGCAAGAGGTGTTGATGGCTGCGGTCGAAGCCGGCTACTATCGCGCGCCACGGGACTCGACGTTAGGCGACGTAGCCGAGGCGCTCGACATCGCGAACGCCACGTGTAGCGACGTGCTCCATCGTGCCGAGGGCCACATCATCCACTGGTTCGTCGAGGAACACGTGGAAGCGTGA